The following are encoded together in the Conger conger chromosome 11, fConCon1.1, whole genome shotgun sequence genome:
- the mtmr3 gene encoding myotubularin-related protein 3 isoform X3 encodes MFPVLQEEEGQQSLECIQANQIFPRKSPVLEEDSLQVPFPELHGEFTEYVGRAEDAIIAMSSYRLHIKFKESIVNVPLQLIESVEYRDMFQLHVTCKDCKVIRCQFSTFEQCQEWLKRLAGVIRPPSRLEELFSFAFHAWCVDVYAGEKEQHGELCRPGDHVTSRFKNEVERMGFDTQNAWRISEINIKHRLCASYPQMLLVPAWITDKELENVAAFRSWKRFPAVVYRHQSTGAVIARCGQPEVSWWGWRNADDEHLVQSIAKACAVDCSSRKHLANGSCSRECASSEVLSDADFDSSMTNSSEVETLAIQSQKLLILDARSYAAAVANRAKGGGCECPEYYPNCEVVFMGMANIHSIRKSFQSLRFLCTQMPDPANWLSALEGTRWLQHLSLLLKASLLVVNAVDRDQRPVLVHCSDGWDRTPQIVALSKLLLDPYYRTVEGFQVLVETEWLDFGHKFADRCGHGENSEDLNERCPVFLQWLDCVHQLQRQFPCSFEFNEAFLVKLVQHSYSCLFGTFLCNSGKEREDHHIQERTCSVWSLLRPANRALRNMLYSSHSETVLHPVCHVRNLMLWTAVYLPSSSPTTPSDDSCAPYPASGASPEDGPMGRLPKTRSFDNLPMACEVGGSLAPNRRSSDPSLNEKWQDHRRSLELNMAVGPDGGGPPDPEGRANLQGVGYRAGWPDGLLPAEEGEGLRDGDAWRGEPSEEESVEEAELSVAVGVAEGQMENILQEASKEDAGAEVQKEASVNGHHLQDSLDEPEDDSLPLPPPSAPPPAMEPPTDLPAQSPEEPNPESGSSSEEEEPSEEPRAPSPPQPHGEMRTMTNGHGPLLVHELEAPEDRSESPDPRPEDRASLMESSTETLTEETATLAQPHVCPPPRPPAEPRHLRKGPEEQGVLRTLNGGPPRPSPGALPPVPAEPGPLQNGEGPEGGPQVNGERAPLSRQVSAASCGSLTLHARSGGCGGGLVFQHRCLHALLGRPPPSPEQPARSHLDDDGLTLHNDIIQQRLRQMEAGHQMEVETLKRQVQELWSRLESQQLCGSLRINGDVGDEVTSIPDSECNLDHNCLSRCSTELFSEASWEQVDKQDTEVTRWYPDHLAAQCYGCESRFWLATRKHHCRGREPVQDAWNCGNVFCASCCDQKIPVPSQQLFEPTRVCKTCYSSLQVASVPRDLELEKPIAASSN; translated from the exons ATG TTTCCTGTTctgcaggaagaggaggggcAGCAGAGCCTGGAGTGCATCCAGGCCAATCAGATCTTCCCCAGGAAGTCCCCTGTCCTGGAGGAGGACAGCCTGCAG GTCCCCTTTCCAGAACTGCATGGGGAGTTCACAGAGTATGTGGGGAGAGCTGAGGATGCCATCATCGCTATGTCTAGCTACCGCCTGCACATCAAGTTCAAAGAGTCCATCGTCAAT GTCCCGCTGCAGCTCATCGAGAGCGTGGAGTACCGCGACATGTTCCAGCTCCATGTCACCTGCAAGGACTGCAAGGTCATCAG GTGCCAGTTCAGCACGTTTGAGCAGTGTCAGGAGTGGCTGAAGAGGCTGGCGGGCGTGATCCGGCCCCCGTCCCGTCTGGAGGAGCTCTTCTCCTTCGCCTTCCACGCCTGGTGTGTGGACGTGTACGCGGGGGAGAAGGAGCAGCACGGGGAGCTGTGCAGGCCAG GAGACCACGTGACCTCGCGATTCAAGAACGAAGTGGAGCGGATGGGCTTCGACACTCAAAACGCCTGGAGGATATCCGAAATCAACATCAAGCACAG GCTCTGTGCTAGCTACCCACAGATGCTGCTGGTGCCAGCCTGGATTACCGACAAAGAGCTGGAGAATGTGGCTGCCTTCCGCTCCTGGAAGAGGTTTCCGGctgtggtgtacag GCACCAGAGCACGGGCGCGGTCATCGCCCGCTGCGGCCAGCCCGAGGTCAGCTGGTGGGGGTGGCGCAACGCCGACGACGAACACCTGGTGCAGTCCATCGCCAAGGCCTGCGCCGTGGACTGCAGCTCCCGCAAACACCTGGCCAACGGGTCCTGCTCCCGCGAGTGCGCCAGCAGCGAAGTGCTCTCCGACGCGGACTTCG ACTCCTCCATGACCAACAGCTCGGAGGTGGAGACGCTGGCCATCCAGTCGCAGAAGCTGCTGATTTTGGACGCCCGGTCGTACGCGGCCGCCGTGgccaacagggccaagggagggGGCTGCGAGTGTCCAG AGTACTACCCGAACTGTGAGGTGGTGTTTATGGGCATGGCCAACATCCACTCCATCCGCAAGAGTTTCCAGTCTCTGCGTTTTCTCTGCACACAGATGCCCGATCCAGCCAA ctGGCTGTCGGCCCTGGAGGGCACCCGGTGGCTGCAGCACCTGTCCCTCCTGCTCAAAGCCTCCCTGCTGGTGGTGAACGCTGTGGACCGGGACCAGCGGCCCGTCCTGGTGCACTGCTCCGACGGCTGGGACCGCACCCCGCAGATCGTGGCTCTGTCCAAGCTGCTGCTGGACCCCTACTACCGCACCGtggag GGTTTCCAGGTCTTGGTGGAGACGGAGTGGCTGGACTTCGGTCACAAGTTTGCGGACCGCTGCGGTCACGGGGAGAACTCGGAGGACCTGAACGAGCGCTGCCCCGTCTTCCTGCAGTGGCTGGACTGCGTGCACCAGCTGCAGAGGCAGTTCCCCTGCTCCTTCGAGTTCAACGAGGCCTTCCTG gTAAAGCTGGTCCAGCACTCCTACTCCTGCCTGTTTGGGACGTTCCTGTGCAACagtgggaaggagagagaggaccaTCACATCCAGGAGAGGACCTGCTCTGTGTGGTCACTGCTGCGGCCGGCCAATCGTGCGCTGCGCAACATGCTCTACTCCTCCCACTCTGAGACG GTGCTGCACCCGGTGTGTCACGTTCGGAACCTGATGCTGTGGACGGCGGTCTACCTGCCCAGCTCCTCGCCCACCACGCCCTCCGATGACTCGTGCGCCCCGTACCCAGCGTCCGGGGCCAGCCCCGAGGACGGCCCCATGGGCAG GCTTCCGAAGACGAGGTCCTTTGACAATCTCCCCATGGCGTGTGAGGTGGGGGGCTCCCTCGCCCCAAACCGCCGTTCCAGCGACCCCAGCCTGAACGAGAAGTGGCAGGACCACCGCCGCTCTCTGGAGCTCAACATGGCTGTGGGGCCCGACGGGGGAGGGCCTCCCGACCCGGAGGGCCGGGCCAACCTGCAGGGGGTGGGGTACAGGGCAGGCTGGCCCGACGGCCTCCTGCCtgcggaggagggggaggggctgagagaCGGCGACGCCTGGAGGGGGGAGCCCTCAGAGGAGGAGAGCGTGGAGGAGGCCGAGCTCTCTGTGGCcgtgggcgtggctgagggccAGATGGAGAACATCCTTCAGGAGGCATCGAAGGAGGACGCGGGGGCGGAGGTGCAGAAGGAAGCCAGCGTCAATGGGCACCACCTCCAGGACTCTCTGGATGAACCTGAGGATGACTCCCTGCCCCTACCTCCACCCTCTGCTCCACCTCCAGCCATGGAGCCTCCCACAGACCTGCCCGCCCAGAGCCCGGAGGAGCCAAACCCGGAGAGCGGGTCCtccagtgaggaagaggagcccaGCGAAGAGCCCCGTGCTCCCAGCCCGCCGCAGCCTCACGGCGAGATGAGGACTATGACCAATGGCCACGGCCCCCTGCTGGTGCATGAGCTGGAGGCTCCGGAGGACCGCAGCGAGAGTCCCGACCCCAGGCCCGAGGACCGGGCGTCGCTCATGGAGAGCTCCACAGAGACGCTGACCGAGGAGACGGCCACCCTGGCACAGCCGCACGTGTGCCCCCCTCCCAGGCCCCCGGCGGAGCCCAGACACCTGCGCAAGGGGCCGGAGGAGCAGGGCGTCCTGAGGACTTTAAACGGAGGCCCGCCGCGCCCTTCCCCCGGCGCCCTGCCGCCCGTCCCGGCTGAGCCGGGGCCCCTGCAGAACGGGGAGGGGCCCGAGGGCGGGCCCCAGGTGAACGGGGAGCGGGCCCCGCTGAGCCGGCAGGTTTCGGCGGCCAGCTGCGGCTCCCTGACGCTGCACGCGCGGAGCGGGGGGTGCGGAGGGGGCCTGGTCTTCCAGCACCGCTGCCTCCACGCCCTGCTGGGCCGCCCCCCGCCCAGCCCCGAGCAGCCCGCCCGCAGCCACCTGGACGACGACGGGCTGACGCTGCACAACGACATCATCCAGCAGCGCCTGCGCCAGATGGAGGCCGGACACCAGATGGAGGTGGAGACGCTGAAGAGGCAGGTGCAGGAGCTGTGGAGCCGCCTGGAGAGCCAGCAGCTCTGCGGATCCCTCCGGATCAACGGCGACGTCGGGGACGAAGTG ACGTCGATCCCGGACTCGGAGTGCAACCTGGACCATAACTGCCTGTCGCGCTGCAGCACGGAGCTCTTCTCTGAGGCCAGCTGGGAGCAGGTGGACAAGCAGGACACCGAG GTGACCCGGTGGTACCCGGACCACCTGGCGGCTCAGTGCTATGGCTGCGAGAGCCGCTTCTGGCTTGCCACCAGGAAACACCACTGCAG GGGCAGGGAGCCTGTCCAAGACGCCTG gaactGCGGGAACGTGTTCTGCGCCAGCTGCTGCGACCAGAAGATCCCTGTGCCAAGCCAGCAGCTGTTTGAGCCCACCCGCGTCTGCAAGACCTGCTACAGCAGCCTGCAAGTGGCCAGCGTGCCCCGGGACCTGGAGCTGGAGAAGCCCATCGCCGCCAGCTCCAACTAG
- the mtmr3 gene encoding myotubularin-related protein 3 isoform X4, whose amino-acid sequence MFPVLQEEEGQQSLECIQANQIFPRKSPVLEEDSLQVPFPELHGEFTEYVGRAEDAIIAMSSYRLHIKFKESIVNNCSCEVSVPLQLIESVEYRDMFQLHVTCKDCKVIRCQFSTFEQCQEWLKRLAGVIRPPSRLEELFSFAFHAWCVDVYAGEKEQHGELCRPGDHVTSRFKNEVERMGFDTQNAWRISEINIKHRLCASYPQMLLVPAWITDKELENVAAFRSWKRFPAVVYRHQSTGAVIARCGQPEVSWWGWRNADDEHLVQSIAKACAVDCSSRKHLANGSCSRECASSEVLSDADFDSSMTNSSEVETLAIQSQKLLILDARSYAAAVANRAKGGGCECPEYYPNCEVVFMGMANIHSIRKSFQSLRFLCTQMPDPANWLSALEGTRWLQHLSLLLKASLLVVNAVDRDQRPVLVHCSDGWDRTPQIVALSKLLLDPYYRTVEGFQVLVETEWLDFGHKFADRCGHGENSEDLNERCPVFLQWLDCVHQLQRQFPCSFEFNEAFLVKLVQHSYSCLFGTFLCNSGKEREDHHIQERTCSVWSLLRPANRALRNMLYSSHSETVLHPVCHVRNLMLWTAVYLPSSSPTTPSDDSCAPYPASGASPEDGPMGRLPKTRSFDNLPMACEVGGSLAPNRRSSDPSLNEKWQDHRRSLELNMAVGPDGGGPPDPEGRANLQGVGYRAGWPDGLLPAEEGEGLRDGDAWRGEPSEEESVEEAELSVAVGVAEGQMENILQEASKEDAGAEVQKEASVNGHHLQDSLDEPEDDSLPLPPPSAPPPAMEPPTDLPAQSPEEPNPESGSSSEEEEPSEEPRAPSPPQPHGEMRTMTNGHGPLLVHELEAPEDRSESPDPRPEDRASLMESSTETLTEETATLAQPHVCPPPRPPAEPRHLRKGPEEQGVLRTLNGGPPRPSPGALPPVPAEPGPLQNGEGPEGGPQVNGERAPLSRQVSAASCGSLTLHARSGGCGGGLVFQHRCLHALLGRPPPSPEQPARSHLDDDGLTLHNDIIQQRLRQMEAGHQMEVETLKRQVQELWSRLESQQLCGSLRINGDVGDEVTSIPDSECNLDHNCLSRCSTELFSEASWEQVDKQDTEVTRWYPDHLAAQCYGCESRFWLATRKHHCRNCGNVFCASCCDQKIPVPSQQLFEPTRVCKTCYSSLQVASVPRDLELEKPIAASSN is encoded by the exons ATG TTTCCTGTTctgcaggaagaggaggggcAGCAGAGCCTGGAGTGCATCCAGGCCAATCAGATCTTCCCCAGGAAGTCCCCTGTCCTGGAGGAGGACAGCCTGCAG GTCCCCTTTCCAGAACTGCATGGGGAGTTCACAGAGTATGTGGGGAGAGCTGAGGATGCCATCATCGCTATGTCTAGCTACCGCCTGCACATCAAGTTCAAAGAGTCCATCGTCAAT AATTGTTCGTGTGAGGTGTCA GTCCCGCTGCAGCTCATCGAGAGCGTGGAGTACCGCGACATGTTCCAGCTCCATGTCACCTGCAAGGACTGCAAGGTCATCAG GTGCCAGTTCAGCACGTTTGAGCAGTGTCAGGAGTGGCTGAAGAGGCTGGCGGGCGTGATCCGGCCCCCGTCCCGTCTGGAGGAGCTCTTCTCCTTCGCCTTCCACGCCTGGTGTGTGGACGTGTACGCGGGGGAGAAGGAGCAGCACGGGGAGCTGTGCAGGCCAG GAGACCACGTGACCTCGCGATTCAAGAACGAAGTGGAGCGGATGGGCTTCGACACTCAAAACGCCTGGAGGATATCCGAAATCAACATCAAGCACAG GCTCTGTGCTAGCTACCCACAGATGCTGCTGGTGCCAGCCTGGATTACCGACAAAGAGCTGGAGAATGTGGCTGCCTTCCGCTCCTGGAAGAGGTTTCCGGctgtggtgtacag GCACCAGAGCACGGGCGCGGTCATCGCCCGCTGCGGCCAGCCCGAGGTCAGCTGGTGGGGGTGGCGCAACGCCGACGACGAACACCTGGTGCAGTCCATCGCCAAGGCCTGCGCCGTGGACTGCAGCTCCCGCAAACACCTGGCCAACGGGTCCTGCTCCCGCGAGTGCGCCAGCAGCGAAGTGCTCTCCGACGCGGACTTCG ACTCCTCCATGACCAACAGCTCGGAGGTGGAGACGCTGGCCATCCAGTCGCAGAAGCTGCTGATTTTGGACGCCCGGTCGTACGCGGCCGCCGTGgccaacagggccaagggagggGGCTGCGAGTGTCCAG AGTACTACCCGAACTGTGAGGTGGTGTTTATGGGCATGGCCAACATCCACTCCATCCGCAAGAGTTTCCAGTCTCTGCGTTTTCTCTGCACACAGATGCCCGATCCAGCCAA ctGGCTGTCGGCCCTGGAGGGCACCCGGTGGCTGCAGCACCTGTCCCTCCTGCTCAAAGCCTCCCTGCTGGTGGTGAACGCTGTGGACCGGGACCAGCGGCCCGTCCTGGTGCACTGCTCCGACGGCTGGGACCGCACCCCGCAGATCGTGGCTCTGTCCAAGCTGCTGCTGGACCCCTACTACCGCACCGtggag GGTTTCCAGGTCTTGGTGGAGACGGAGTGGCTGGACTTCGGTCACAAGTTTGCGGACCGCTGCGGTCACGGGGAGAACTCGGAGGACCTGAACGAGCGCTGCCCCGTCTTCCTGCAGTGGCTGGACTGCGTGCACCAGCTGCAGAGGCAGTTCCCCTGCTCCTTCGAGTTCAACGAGGCCTTCCTG gTAAAGCTGGTCCAGCACTCCTACTCCTGCCTGTTTGGGACGTTCCTGTGCAACagtgggaaggagagagaggaccaTCACATCCAGGAGAGGACCTGCTCTGTGTGGTCACTGCTGCGGCCGGCCAATCGTGCGCTGCGCAACATGCTCTACTCCTCCCACTCTGAGACG GTGCTGCACCCGGTGTGTCACGTTCGGAACCTGATGCTGTGGACGGCGGTCTACCTGCCCAGCTCCTCGCCCACCACGCCCTCCGATGACTCGTGCGCCCCGTACCCAGCGTCCGGGGCCAGCCCCGAGGACGGCCCCATGGGCAG GCTTCCGAAGACGAGGTCCTTTGACAATCTCCCCATGGCGTGTGAGGTGGGGGGCTCCCTCGCCCCAAACCGCCGTTCCAGCGACCCCAGCCTGAACGAGAAGTGGCAGGACCACCGCCGCTCTCTGGAGCTCAACATGGCTGTGGGGCCCGACGGGGGAGGGCCTCCCGACCCGGAGGGCCGGGCCAACCTGCAGGGGGTGGGGTACAGGGCAGGCTGGCCCGACGGCCTCCTGCCtgcggaggagggggaggggctgagagaCGGCGACGCCTGGAGGGGGGAGCCCTCAGAGGAGGAGAGCGTGGAGGAGGCCGAGCTCTCTGTGGCcgtgggcgtggctgagggccAGATGGAGAACATCCTTCAGGAGGCATCGAAGGAGGACGCGGGGGCGGAGGTGCAGAAGGAAGCCAGCGTCAATGGGCACCACCTCCAGGACTCTCTGGATGAACCTGAGGATGACTCCCTGCCCCTACCTCCACCCTCTGCTCCACCTCCAGCCATGGAGCCTCCCACAGACCTGCCCGCCCAGAGCCCGGAGGAGCCAAACCCGGAGAGCGGGTCCtccagtgaggaagaggagcccaGCGAAGAGCCCCGTGCTCCCAGCCCGCCGCAGCCTCACGGCGAGATGAGGACTATGACCAATGGCCACGGCCCCCTGCTGGTGCATGAGCTGGAGGCTCCGGAGGACCGCAGCGAGAGTCCCGACCCCAGGCCCGAGGACCGGGCGTCGCTCATGGAGAGCTCCACAGAGACGCTGACCGAGGAGACGGCCACCCTGGCACAGCCGCACGTGTGCCCCCCTCCCAGGCCCCCGGCGGAGCCCAGACACCTGCGCAAGGGGCCGGAGGAGCAGGGCGTCCTGAGGACTTTAAACGGAGGCCCGCCGCGCCCTTCCCCCGGCGCCCTGCCGCCCGTCCCGGCTGAGCCGGGGCCCCTGCAGAACGGGGAGGGGCCCGAGGGCGGGCCCCAGGTGAACGGGGAGCGGGCCCCGCTGAGCCGGCAGGTTTCGGCGGCCAGCTGCGGCTCCCTGACGCTGCACGCGCGGAGCGGGGGGTGCGGAGGGGGCCTGGTCTTCCAGCACCGCTGCCTCCACGCCCTGCTGGGCCGCCCCCCGCCCAGCCCCGAGCAGCCCGCCCGCAGCCACCTGGACGACGACGGGCTGACGCTGCACAACGACATCATCCAGCAGCGCCTGCGCCAGATGGAGGCCGGACACCAGATGGAGGTGGAGACGCTGAAGAGGCAGGTGCAGGAGCTGTGGAGCCGCCTGGAGAGCCAGCAGCTCTGCGGATCCCTCCGGATCAACGGCGACGTCGGGGACGAAGTG ACGTCGATCCCGGACTCGGAGTGCAACCTGGACCATAACTGCCTGTCGCGCTGCAGCACGGAGCTCTTCTCTGAGGCCAGCTGGGAGCAGGTGGACAAGCAGGACACCGAG GTGACCCGGTGGTACCCGGACCACCTGGCGGCTCAGTGCTATGGCTGCGAGAGCCGCTTCTGGCTTGCCACCAGGAAACACCACTGCAG gaactGCGGGAACGTGTTCTGCGCCAGCTGCTGCGACCAGAAGATCCCTGTGCCAAGCCAGCAGCTGTTTGAGCCCACCCGCGTCTGCAAGACCTGCTACAGCAGCCTGCAAGTGGCCAGCGTGCCCCGGGACCTGGAGCTGGAGAAGCCCATCGCCGCCAGCTCCAACTAG
- the mtmr3 gene encoding myotubularin-related protein 3 isoform X1, producing the protein MFPVLQEEEGQQSLECIQANQIFPRKSPVLEEDSLQVPFPELHGEFTEYVGRAEDAIIAMSSYRLHIKFKESIVNNCSCEVSVPLQLIESVEYRDMFQLHVTCKDCKVIRCQFSTFEQCQEWLKRLAGVIRPPSRLEELFSFAFHAWCVDVYAGEKEQHGELCRPGDHVTSRFKNEVERMGFDTQNAWRISEINIKHRLCASYPQMLLVPAWITDKELENVAAFRSWKRFPAVVYRHQSTGAVIARCGQPEVSWWGWRNADDEHLVQSIAKACAVDCSSRKHLANGSCSRECASSEVLSDADFDSSMTNSSEVETLAIQSQKLLILDARSYAAAVANRAKGGGCECPEYYPNCEVVFMGMANIHSIRKSFQSLRFLCTQMPDPANWLSALEGTRWLQHLSLLLKASLLVVNAVDRDQRPVLVHCSDGWDRTPQIVALSKLLLDPYYRTVEGFQVLVETEWLDFGHKFADRCGHGENSEDLNERCPVFLQWLDCVHQLQRQFPCSFEFNEAFLVKLVQHSYSCLFGTFLCNSGKEREDHHIQERTCSVWSLLRPANRALRNMLYSSHSETVLHPVCHVRNLMLWTAVYLPSSSPTTPSDDSCAPYPASGASPEDGPMGRLPKTRSFDNLPMACEVGGSLAPNRRSSDPSLNEKWQDHRRSLELNMAVGPDGGGPPDPEGRANLQGVGYRAGWPDGLLPAEEGEGLRDGDAWRGEPSEEESVEEAELSVAVGVAEGQMENILQEASKEDAGAEVQKEASVNGHHLQDSLDEPEDDSLPLPPPSAPPPAMEPPTDLPAQSPEEPNPESGSSSEEEEPSEEPRAPSPPQPHGEMRTMTNGHGPLLVHELEAPEDRSESPDPRPEDRASLMESSTETLTEETATLAQPHVCPPPRPPAEPRHLRKGPEEQGVLRTLNGGPPRPSPGALPPVPAEPGPLQNGEGPEGGPQVNGERAPLSRQVSAASCGSLTLHARSGGCGGGLVFQHRCLHALLGRPPPSPEQPARSHLDDDGLTLHNDIIQQRLRQMEAGHQMEVETLKRQVQELWSRLESQQLCGSLRINGDVGDEVTSIPDSECNLDHNCLSRCSTELFSEASWEQVDKQDTEVTRWYPDHLAAQCYGCESRFWLATRKHHCRGREPVQDAWNCGNVFCASCCDQKIPVPSQQLFEPTRVCKTCYSSLQVASVPRDLELEKPIAASSN; encoded by the exons ATG TTTCCTGTTctgcaggaagaggaggggcAGCAGAGCCTGGAGTGCATCCAGGCCAATCAGATCTTCCCCAGGAAGTCCCCTGTCCTGGAGGAGGACAGCCTGCAG GTCCCCTTTCCAGAACTGCATGGGGAGTTCACAGAGTATGTGGGGAGAGCTGAGGATGCCATCATCGCTATGTCTAGCTACCGCCTGCACATCAAGTTCAAAGAGTCCATCGTCAAT AATTGTTCGTGTGAGGTGTCA GTCCCGCTGCAGCTCATCGAGAGCGTGGAGTACCGCGACATGTTCCAGCTCCATGTCACCTGCAAGGACTGCAAGGTCATCAG GTGCCAGTTCAGCACGTTTGAGCAGTGTCAGGAGTGGCTGAAGAGGCTGGCGGGCGTGATCCGGCCCCCGTCCCGTCTGGAGGAGCTCTTCTCCTTCGCCTTCCACGCCTGGTGTGTGGACGTGTACGCGGGGGAGAAGGAGCAGCACGGGGAGCTGTGCAGGCCAG GAGACCACGTGACCTCGCGATTCAAGAACGAAGTGGAGCGGATGGGCTTCGACACTCAAAACGCCTGGAGGATATCCGAAATCAACATCAAGCACAG GCTCTGTGCTAGCTACCCACAGATGCTGCTGGTGCCAGCCTGGATTACCGACAAAGAGCTGGAGAATGTGGCTGCCTTCCGCTCCTGGAAGAGGTTTCCGGctgtggtgtacag GCACCAGAGCACGGGCGCGGTCATCGCCCGCTGCGGCCAGCCCGAGGTCAGCTGGTGGGGGTGGCGCAACGCCGACGACGAACACCTGGTGCAGTCCATCGCCAAGGCCTGCGCCGTGGACTGCAGCTCCCGCAAACACCTGGCCAACGGGTCCTGCTCCCGCGAGTGCGCCAGCAGCGAAGTGCTCTCCGACGCGGACTTCG ACTCCTCCATGACCAACAGCTCGGAGGTGGAGACGCTGGCCATCCAGTCGCAGAAGCTGCTGATTTTGGACGCCCGGTCGTACGCGGCCGCCGTGgccaacagggccaagggagggGGCTGCGAGTGTCCAG AGTACTACCCGAACTGTGAGGTGGTGTTTATGGGCATGGCCAACATCCACTCCATCCGCAAGAGTTTCCAGTCTCTGCGTTTTCTCTGCACACAGATGCCCGATCCAGCCAA ctGGCTGTCGGCCCTGGAGGGCACCCGGTGGCTGCAGCACCTGTCCCTCCTGCTCAAAGCCTCCCTGCTGGTGGTGAACGCTGTGGACCGGGACCAGCGGCCCGTCCTGGTGCACTGCTCCGACGGCTGGGACCGCACCCCGCAGATCGTGGCTCTGTCCAAGCTGCTGCTGGACCCCTACTACCGCACCGtggag GGTTTCCAGGTCTTGGTGGAGACGGAGTGGCTGGACTTCGGTCACAAGTTTGCGGACCGCTGCGGTCACGGGGAGAACTCGGAGGACCTGAACGAGCGCTGCCCCGTCTTCCTGCAGTGGCTGGACTGCGTGCACCAGCTGCAGAGGCAGTTCCCCTGCTCCTTCGAGTTCAACGAGGCCTTCCTG gTAAAGCTGGTCCAGCACTCCTACTCCTGCCTGTTTGGGACGTTCCTGTGCAACagtgggaaggagagagaggaccaTCACATCCAGGAGAGGACCTGCTCTGTGTGGTCACTGCTGCGGCCGGCCAATCGTGCGCTGCGCAACATGCTCTACTCCTCCCACTCTGAGACG GTGCTGCACCCGGTGTGTCACGTTCGGAACCTGATGCTGTGGACGGCGGTCTACCTGCCCAGCTCCTCGCCCACCACGCCCTCCGATGACTCGTGCGCCCCGTACCCAGCGTCCGGGGCCAGCCCCGAGGACGGCCCCATGGGCAG GCTTCCGAAGACGAGGTCCTTTGACAATCTCCCCATGGCGTGTGAGGTGGGGGGCTCCCTCGCCCCAAACCGCCGTTCCAGCGACCCCAGCCTGAACGAGAAGTGGCAGGACCACCGCCGCTCTCTGGAGCTCAACATGGCTGTGGGGCCCGACGGGGGAGGGCCTCCCGACCCGGAGGGCCGGGCCAACCTGCAGGGGGTGGGGTACAGGGCAGGCTGGCCCGACGGCCTCCTGCCtgcggaggagggggaggggctgagagaCGGCGACGCCTGGAGGGGGGAGCCCTCAGAGGAGGAGAGCGTGGAGGAGGCCGAGCTCTCTGTGGCcgtgggcgtggctgagggccAGATGGAGAACATCCTTCAGGAGGCATCGAAGGAGGACGCGGGGGCGGAGGTGCAGAAGGAAGCCAGCGTCAATGGGCACCACCTCCAGGACTCTCTGGATGAACCTGAGGATGACTCCCTGCCCCTACCTCCACCCTCTGCTCCACCTCCAGCCATGGAGCCTCCCACAGACCTGCCCGCCCAGAGCCCGGAGGAGCCAAACCCGGAGAGCGGGTCCtccagtgaggaagaggagcccaGCGAAGAGCCCCGTGCTCCCAGCCCGCCGCAGCCTCACGGCGAGATGAGGACTATGACCAATGGCCACGGCCCCCTGCTGGTGCATGAGCTGGAGGCTCCGGAGGACCGCAGCGAGAGTCCCGACCCCAGGCCCGAGGACCGGGCGTCGCTCATGGAGAGCTCCACAGAGACGCTGACCGAGGAGACGGCCACCCTGGCACAGCCGCACGTGTGCCCCCCTCCCAGGCCCCCGGCGGAGCCCAGACACCTGCGCAAGGGGCCGGAGGAGCAGGGCGTCCTGAGGACTTTAAACGGAGGCCCGCCGCGCCCTTCCCCCGGCGCCCTGCCGCCCGTCCCGGCTGAGCCGGGGCCCCTGCAGAACGGGGAGGGGCCCGAGGGCGGGCCCCAGGTGAACGGGGAGCGGGCCCCGCTGAGCCGGCAGGTTTCGGCGGCCAGCTGCGGCTCCCTGACGCTGCACGCGCGGAGCGGGGGGTGCGGAGGGGGCCTGGTCTTCCAGCACCGCTGCCTCCACGCCCTGCTGGGCCGCCCCCCGCCCAGCCCCGAGCAGCCCGCCCGCAGCCACCTGGACGACGACGGGCTGACGCTGCACAACGACATCATCCAGCAGCGCCTGCGCCAGATGGAGGCCGGACACCAGATGGAGGTGGAGACGCTGAAGAGGCAGGTGCAGGAGCTGTGGAGCCGCCTGGAGAGCCAGCAGCTCTGCGGATCCCTCCGGATCAACGGCGACGTCGGGGACGAAGTG ACGTCGATCCCGGACTCGGAGTGCAACCTGGACCATAACTGCCTGTCGCGCTGCAGCACGGAGCTCTTCTCTGAGGCCAGCTGGGAGCAGGTGGACAAGCAGGACACCGAG GTGACCCGGTGGTACCCGGACCACCTGGCGGCTCAGTGCTATGGCTGCGAGAGCCGCTTCTGGCTTGCCACCAGGAAACACCACTGCAG GGGCAGGGAGCCTGTCCAAGACGCCTG gaactGCGGGAACGTGTTCTGCGCCAGCTGCTGCGACCAGAAGATCCCTGTGCCAAGCCAGCAGCTGTTTGAGCCCACCCGCGTCTGCAAGACCTGCTACAGCAGCCTGCAAGTGGCCAGCGTGCCCCGGGACCTGGAGCTGGAGAAGCCCATCGCCGCCAGCTCCAACTAG